One Deinococcus sp. LM3 genomic region harbors:
- a CDS encoding NFACT family protein yields the protein MLARVLRDLSPQLPLRTLGWVFPDETTAALLLEGAGLSRTNLVLSYRPPQPVVFLSRERLRGDPRSPFQRFLANRVRGDLLAAEQLKLDRVIALHFSGETGFVDQPPTRLLFEVTGRNANLLVLDAGEGFGGRIVMAAREITNSRNRFRTIRTGGPYTPPPPYDKLDPRSLSPDQARELAALPIGRWRERLDGLGPLLSAELARRADLSPDQPPGERWPEALKAAQSVVKDPTVSEGVMEGGAREAARSEKAANLRKALREPLEKRVTLLRNQLADVTRAEAGLSDAAQDREEADLLMAYAHTVQPGAASVLLSAFDGSGERPVALEPNLSAVQNAEKRYTRARRREDVYLRLAEREGPLRAELAEAEARVHDLDLAPLEQLSELAAQVQSEKPEKSPYGTRFTSPSGLEVLVGRNNKENATLTHRVGRSMDFWFHAQGYPGSHVLVRSGPRELDLPDILFAARLAAANSKARGSSNVPVDYTRIKHVWKPRGAPAGQVHYTDQKTVFVDGTLPD from the coding sequence ATGCTCGCGCGAGTGCTGCGTGACCTGAGTCCGCAGTTGCCCCTGCGCACCCTCGGCTGGGTGTTCCCGGACGAGACCACGGCCGCGCTGCTGCTGGAAGGCGCGGGCCTGAGCCGCACCAATCTGGTGCTGTCTTACCGGCCGCCGCAACCCGTGGTGTTCCTGTCCCGCGAACGCCTGCGCGGCGACCCCCGCAGTCCCTTTCAGCGGTTCCTGGCGAACCGGGTGCGCGGGGACCTGCTGGCCGCCGAGCAGCTGAAACTCGACCGGGTGATCGCCCTGCACTTCTCCGGTGAGACGGGCTTCGTGGACCAGCCGCCCACCCGCCTGCTGTTCGAGGTGACGGGCCGCAACGCCAACCTGCTGGTCCTGGACGCCGGCGAGGGTTTCGGCGGGCGGATCGTGATGGCTGCGCGCGAGATCACGAACAGCCGCAACCGCTTCCGGACGATCCGCACCGGCGGGCCGTACACGCCCCCACCCCCCTACGACAAGCTCGACCCGCGCAGCCTGAGCCCCGACCAGGCGCGCGAACTGGCCGCGCTGCCCATCGGCCGCTGGCGCGAGCGGCTGGACGGACTGGGGCCGCTGCTCAGCGCCGAACTGGCCCGCCGCGCCGACCTGAGCCCCGACCAGCCGCCGGGCGAGCGCTGGCCGGAGGCGCTGAAGGCCGCGCAGTCGGTCGTCAAGGACCCGACCGTCAGCGAGGGGGTCATGGAGGGCGGCGCGCGTGAGGCCGCCCGCAGCGAGAAGGCCGCGAACCTCCGCAAGGCGCTGCGCGAACCGCTGGAAAAGCGCGTGACCCTGCTGCGCAACCAGCTGGCCGACGTGACCCGCGCCGAGGCCGGCCTGAGCGACGCCGCGCAGGACCGCGAGGAGGCCGACCTGCTGATGGCCTACGCGCACACCGTTCAGCCCGGCGCGGCCAGCGTCCTGCTGAGTGCCTTCGACGGCAGCGGCGAGCGTCCCGTCGCGCTGGAACCGAACCTGAGCGCCGTGCAGAACGCCGAGAAGCGCTACACCCGCGCCCGCCGCCGCGAGGACGTGTACCTGCGCCTCGCCGAACGCGAGGGACCGCTGCGCGCCGAGCTGGCCGAAGCCGAGGCCCGCGTGCACGACCTGGACCTCGCGCCGCTGGAACAGCTGAGTGAACTGGCCGCGCAGGTGCAGAGCGAGAAACCCGAGAAGAGTCCCTACGGCACCCGTTTCACGAGCCCGTCGGGCCTGGAAGTGCTGGTGGGCCGCAACAACAAGGAAAACGCCACCCTGACCCACCGCGTGGGGCGCAGCATGGACTTCTGGTTCCACGCGCAGGGGTACCCCGGCAGTCACGTGCTGGTCCGCAGTGGCCCGCGCGAACTGGACCTGCCGGACATCCTGTTCGCCGCGCGGCTGGCCGCCGCGAACAGCAAGGCGCGCGGCAGCAGCAACGTCCCGGTGGACTACACCCGCATCAAGCACGTCTGGAAGCCGCGCGGCGCGCCCGCCGGACAGGTCCACTACACCGACCAGAAGACCGTGTTCGTGGACGGCACCCTCCCGGACTGA
- a CDS encoding transposase: MPLPLSDLSMTLLPNWFTGVLQGFAPLLSARVWPQVQLLVVGAILSPGKRTVTAALRVLGLADDPRFGTFHRLLSRARWSSLQASQVLFSLLLTAFVPSGPLVLGLDDTIERRTGKKISARGIYRDPVRSSHGYFVKASGLRWLSLMVCD; encoded by the coding sequence ATGCCGCTCCCCCTGTCAGACTTGAGCATGACACTGCTGCCGAACTGGTTCACTGGAGTCCTGCAAGGATTCGCCCCGCTCTTATCGGCACGGGTCTGGCCGCAGGTCCAACTCCTTGTGGTCGGGGCAATATTGTCGCCTGGGAAGCGGACGGTGACCGCCGCTCTCCGGGTACTCGGATTGGCCGACGATCCCAGGTTCGGTACATTTCACCGTCTGTTGAGTCGGGCGCGCTGGTCCAGTCTTCAGGCCAGTCAGGTGCTGTTCAGCCTGCTCCTGACTGCCTTTGTGCCCTCTGGACCGCTCGTTCTAGGCTTGGACGACACCATCGAACGACGGACCGGCAAAAAGATCAGCGCCCGAGGCATCTATCGTGATCCGGTGAGGTCCAGCCATGGGTACTTCGTGAAAGCCAGTGGTCTCCGCTGGTTAAGCCTGATGGTCTGTGATTAG
- a CDS encoding DivIVA domain-containing protein, with the protein MKFTPLDVRHQEFPTRLGSYDRTSVRAFLNELSDDMETLLQQHQALRDQLTGLERQLEEQRQNEDEIRRAVVAAERISHELRENAVRESELMIAQATLQRDATLRDAESRRAELESGHQARLAALEAAFRGRFADMEREHHELIRERERAQAERFAELERAFSERHAELTSRLTAARQEYSQFLSGYRALMSSFTDLSGRHVLSEEAPLPSTPLPTGPLSATPLPPLAPEAAAAPLPDTAPASAAPASTPDSGNTDAPAPRAEPDLTRHALVTPSGGVKLAGAHPTGSQADSGDTPLRVEGQQFL; encoded by the coding sequence GTGAAATTCACCCCTCTCGACGTGCGTCATCAGGAATTCCCGACCCGGCTGGGCAGTTACGACCGCACCTCGGTCCGCGCGTTCCTGAACGAACTGTCCGACGACATGGAAACGCTGCTGCAACAGCATCAGGCGCTGCGGGACCAGCTGACGGGCCTGGAGCGGCAACTCGAGGAGCAGCGGCAGAACGAGGACGAGATCCGCCGCGCGGTCGTGGCGGCCGAACGGATCTCGCACGAACTGCGCGAGAACGCCGTGCGGGAATCGGAGCTGATGATCGCCCAGGCCACCCTGCAACGCGACGCGACCCTGCGGGACGCCGAGAGCCGCCGCGCGGAACTGGAATCCGGGCATCAGGCGCGGCTGGCGGCGCTGGAGGCGGCGTTCCGGGGGCGCTTCGCGGACATGGAACGCGAGCATCACGAACTGATCCGCGAGCGCGAGCGGGCACAGGCCGAACGCTTCGCGGAACTGGAGCGGGCCTTCTCGGAACGGCACGCCGAGCTGACCTCGCGGCTCACGGCGGCCCGTCAGGAGTACTCGCAGTTCCTGAGCGGCTACCGGGCGCTGATGTCGTCCTTCACGGACCTGTCCGGCCGGCACGTGCTGTCCGAGGAGGCGCCGCTGCCCTCCACGCCGCTGCCCACCGGCCCGCTGTCGGCCACCCCGCTGCCCCCACTGGCGCCGGAAGCGGCTGCCGCGCCCCTGCCGGACACCGCACCGGCCAGCGCCGCACCAGCCAGTACGCCCGACTCCGGGAATACCGACGCGCCCGCTCCCCGCGCGGAACCCGACCTGACCCGTCACGCGCTGGTCACGCCGTCCGGCGGGGTCAAACTGGCTGGCGCCCACCCCACGGGGAGTCAGGCCGACAGCGGCGACACGCCACTGCGGGTCGAGGGGCAGCAGTTCCTGTGA
- a CDS encoding HD-GYP domain-containing protein → MSRPNPWSTLLLLLAAALLGYAAYQGLQGLMAAGALLMAAVTMNRSGALRWSALAAYSVAFVVSLTLPGSSVTPLDLLGALLVLGATGYMILREQGVVRELAWQRNTITALRAGSERLAEARDADAIIRAGIGILDKLQVAPNLAFVAYRQGTPHILAAKGAFEPFLERPIHPSDNDSRSVQADHWVAEEALALLKKPQRQSYHVAPVYGRASTHLGVLILTRNDGSAYDEVEKSVVASFARILGAQLGQWNAIRDLRDANDLTLRSLGAALERRDDDTGGHTTRVVSMSVRLARRLGWDEDQVKALRWGAYLHDLGKLAIPDSVLHKRGPLDPDERKVIQTHTTIGYDMLQDLHFLPAETLDLVRYHHERWDGTGYPSGLRGPTIPDTARLFTIIDVFDALTNARPYKPAWTRERAVNEIRMQASRQFDPQYVDAFLRMMAEHDDAHLVL, encoded by the coding sequence GTGTCCCGCCCGAACCCCTGGAGTACCCTGCTGCTGCTCTTGGCCGCAGCCCTGCTCGGTTACGCCGCCTACCAGGGTCTTCAGGGACTGATGGCCGCCGGCGCCCTTCTGATGGCCGCCGTCACCATGAACCGCAGCGGCGCGCTGCGCTGGAGCGCCCTGGCCGCCTACTCGGTCGCGTTCGTCGTGTCACTGACACTGCCCGGCTCGTCGGTCACGCCGCTCGACCTGCTGGGCGCGCTGCTGGTGCTGGGCGCCACCGGGTACATGATCCTGCGCGAGCAGGGCGTCGTGCGGGAACTCGCGTGGCAACGCAACACCATCACGGCCCTGCGCGCCGGCAGCGAACGCCTCGCCGAGGCCCGCGACGCCGACGCCATCATCCGCGCCGGCATCGGCATCCTGGACAAGTTGCAGGTCGCGCCGAACCTCGCCTTCGTCGCCTACCGCCAGGGCACCCCGCACATCCTGGCCGCCAAGGGCGCCTTCGAACCGTTCCTGGAACGCCCCATCCACCCCAGCGACAACGACAGCCGCAGCGTCCAGGCCGACCACTGGGTGGCCGAGGAAGCCCTGGCGCTCCTGAAGAAACCCCAGCGGCAGAGCTACCACGTCGCCCCGGTGTACGGCCGCGCCTCCACGCACCTGGGCGTCCTGATCCTCACCCGCAACGACGGCAGCGCCTACGACGAGGTCGAGAAGAGTGTCGTGGCGTCCTTCGCGCGGATTCTGGGCGCGCAGCTCGGCCAGTGGAACGCCATCCGCGACCTGCGCGACGCGAACGACCTGACCCTGCGGTCGCTGGGCGCCGCACTCGAACGCCGCGACGACGACACGGGCGGCCACACCACCCGCGTGGTCAGCATGAGCGTGCGCCTCGCGCGGCGTCTCGGCTGGGACGAGGATCAGGTCAAGGCGCTGCGCTGGGGCGCGTACCTGCACGACCTGGGTAAGCTCGCCATTCCCGACAGCGTGCTGCACAAACGCGGCCCCCTGGACCCGGACGAGCGCAAGGTCATCCAGACGCACACCACCATCGGGTACGACATGCTGCAGGACCTGCACTTCCTGCCCGCCGAGACCCTGGACCTCGTGCGGTACCACCACGAACGCTGGGACGGCACCGGCTACCCCAGCGGCCTGCGCGGCCCCACCATCCCCGACACGGCCCGCCTGTTCACGATCATCGACGTGTTCGACGCCCTGACGAACGCCCGCCCGTACAAACCCGCCTGGACCCGCGAACGCGCCGTGAACGAGATCCGCATGCAGGCCAGCCGTCAGTTCGACCCGCAGTACGTGGACGCCTTCCTGCGCATGATGGCCGAACACGACGACGCCCACCTCGTGCTGTAA
- a CDS encoding site-2 protease family protein, with the protein MKIKDEVRISKNQNGDMILTLAECVPLKIRFEAVEYFTDIFINGNHNIQLNDHKYDYFVKLLWDSGYIAGGSISTSSKRKIFPLFELCSLKINPPILSKFGAMHAVLSLIVSTLLFFFALIIHFENPIHGEINYLTVYILVLIYIFIHELGHIAFASFMGIKAERVGLGLLFFIYPSAFVKINQIYHLKREQAMLVNFGGIVFGNYVFFIASLVKVHTNVPGIEWAMNSVLAIIVFNLVPLNQGSDGYLILTSIIKSPFYRKGYIMIAKLFAIVIICRFIYTQLIYFWGKLHG; encoded by the coding sequence ATGAAGATAAAAGATGAAGTAAGAATTTCCAAAAATCAGAACGGCGACATGATACTGACGCTGGCTGAATGTGTGCCTTTAAAAATAAGGTTCGAAGCTGTTGAGTACTTCACTGATATTTTTATTAACGGCAACCATAACATTCAGCTCAACGATCATAAATATGACTATTTTGTTAAATTGCTGTGGGACTCTGGTTATATTGCTGGGGGCTCTATAAGCACTAGTTCCAAGCGAAAAATATTTCCTTTATTTGAATTGTGTTCGCTTAAAATTAATCCTCCAATACTTAGTAAATTTGGTGCTATGCATGCAGTGCTGAGTCTTATAGTTTCTACATTATTATTTTTTTTTGCACTTATTATTCACTTTGAAAATCCAATTCACGGCGAAATAAATTATTTAACCGTGTATATATTAGTGCTGATTTATATTTTTATACACGAGTTAGGGCATATAGCTTTTGCATCATTCATGGGTATAAAGGCAGAAAGAGTGGGGCTTGGGCTTCTTTTCTTCATATACCCATCAGCATTTGTCAAGATCAATCAGATATACCACCTCAAAAGAGAACAGGCGATGTTGGTAAATTTTGGGGGAATAGTTTTTGGAAATTATGTCTTTTTTATTGCATCATTGGTCAAAGTGCATACTAATGTGCCTGGCATAGAATGGGCAATGAACTCCGTACTTGCTATTATTGTTTTCAATTTAGTGCCGCTCAATCAGGGTTCAGATGGGTACTTAATTCTTACAAGTATAATTAAAAGCCCTTTTTACAGGAAAGGATATATAATGATAGCGAAATTATTCGCAATTGTTATCATATGCAGATTTATATATACGCAGCTCATATACTTCTGGGGGAAATTGCATGGTTGA
- a CDS encoding alanine racemase translates to MSVPAVLAAIRQAEAQAGRPSGSARLVAVTKGQDLPSIERCVLAFGAFPLGEGRAQELRDKAAVRPDLEWHYIGTLQRNKVKYLRPVTLVHSIEAVWQAEAIAQAAQGWGRAPDVLLQVHNSEAQKHGLSGAELPGALREVQATGLTVRGLMVMAPDVGGLEDAERDARLLALFTDTARRAHDLGLSELSMGMSGDYPLAVRAGATLVRVGRSLFS, encoded by the coding sequence TTGAGCGTCCCGGCGGTTCTGGCCGCCATCCGGCAGGCCGAAGCGCAGGCCGGGCGGCCCTCCGGCAGCGCGCGGCTGGTGGCCGTGACCAAGGGCCAGGACCTGCCCAGCATCGAACGCTGCGTCCTGGCATTCGGGGCGTTCCCGCTGGGCGAGGGCCGCGCGCAGGAACTGCGGGACAAGGCGGCCGTGCGCCCGGACCTGGAATGGCATTACATCGGCACACTCCAGCGTAACAAGGTCAAGTACCTGCGTCCGGTCACGCTGGTGCATTCCATCGAGGCTGTCTGGCAGGCCGAGGCGATCGCGCAGGCCGCGCAGGGGTGGGGCCGCGCGCCGGACGTGCTGCTGCAAGTGCATAACAGCGAGGCCCAGAAGCACGGCCTGAGCGGCGCGGAACTGCCGGGCGCGCTGCGCGAGGTGCAGGCCACCGGCCTGACCGTGCGCGGCCTGATGGTCATGGCCCCGGATGTCGGGGGCCTGGAGGACGCCGAGCGGGACGCGCGGCTGCTGGCGCTGTTTACGGACACGGCCCGGCGGGCGCATGATCTGGGTCTGTCAGAGTTGAGCATGGGCATGAGCGGGGATTACCCGCTGGCCGTTCGCGCAGGAGCCACCCTCGTCCGGGTGGGAAGGAGTCTGTTCTCGTGA
- the panD gene encoding aspartate 1-decarboxylase — translation MERIMFRAKIHRATVTQADLDYVGSVTIDQDLLDAADILVNERVDIYNITNGNRLSTYALSGPRGSGVIGINGAAAHLVQPGDMVIIAAYGNFSEEEARHLEPRVVLVDAHNRALPTLQPA, via the coding sequence GTGGAACGCATCATGTTCAGGGCCAAGATTCACCGCGCGACCGTCACCCAGGCGGACCTCGACTATGTCGGCAGCGTCACCATCGATCAGGACCTGCTGGACGCCGCAGACATCCTGGTCAACGAGCGCGTCGACATCTACAACATCACCAACGGCAACCGCCTGAGCACCTACGCCCTCAGCGGCCCGCGCGGCAGCGGCGTGATCGGCATCAACGGCGCGGCCGCCCACCTCGTGCAGCCCGGCGACATGGTCATCATCGCCGCCTACGGCAACTTCAGCGAGGAGGAGGCCCGTCACCTGGAACCCCGCGTGGTGCTGGTCGACGCGCACAACCGCGCCCTGCCTACCCTGCAACCCGCCTGA
- a CDS encoding cytochrome P450, translating into MSGAAPERAPLHGRLSGSVPTRTLPVSDPAFVRDPYPLLAQLRADAPVFVDPALDRVVLTRHADISAALRDRRLGRSALHRYSRDELGWPRPDPAQANFDAFNSNHLLDSEPPKHTRLRSLVGLAFTPRRVEALQGRIEALLAAQLDGLREQGSFDLVSAYAEPLPVTVIAELLGVPEEHRAQLRPWSAAIVKLYEPSAGAADQAAAEQAVLDFSALLRELAAERRAEPRDDLITALVQVEQDGDRLSAQELIDTCILLLNAGHEASVNGLSAGVQALLRDRRHWETLVQAAPHEGSLPVFRRAVEELLRFDTPLPMFERIVLDPVTLGGAALNPGDRVALLYASGNRDPQRFEAPDELRLDRDPNPHLTFGLGIHYCLGAPLARLELAMSLRALCRALPDLHLGGPDAAQYTGGFVIRGLDRLTVQVG; encoded by the coding sequence GTGAGTGGCGCCGCCCCGGAACGCGCCCCGCTGCACGGGCGCCTGTCGGGTAGCGTCCCGACCCGCACGCTGCCGGTGTCGGACCCGGCGTTCGTGCGCGACCCGTACCCGCTGCTGGCGCAGTTGCGCGCCGACGCGCCGGTGTTCGTGGACCCGGCGCTGGACCGGGTGGTGCTGACCCGCCACGCGGACATCAGCGCCGCGCTGCGCGACCGGCGGCTGGGCCGCAGCGCCCTGCACCGCTACTCGCGGGACGAGCTGGGCTGGCCGCGCCCGGACCCAGCGCAGGCGAACTTCGATGCGTTCAACTCCAACCACCTGCTGGACAGCGAACCGCCCAAGCACACGCGCCTGCGCTCGCTGGTGGGGCTGGCGTTCACGCCCCGGCGCGTGGAGGCGCTCCAGGGCCGCATCGAGGCGCTGCTGGCGGCGCAACTGGACGGCCTGCGCGAGCAGGGTTCTTTCGATCTGGTGAGCGCCTACGCCGAGCCGCTGCCCGTCACGGTGATCGCCGAGCTGCTGGGCGTGCCGGAGGAACACCGCGCGCAGCTGCGGCCCTGGTCGGCGGCCATCGTGAAACTGTACGAACCGTCGGCAGGCGCGGCAGATCAGGCGGCGGCCGAGCAGGCCGTGCTGGACTTCAGTGCGCTGCTGCGCGAACTGGCCGCCGAACGCCGGGCCGAACCGCGTGACGACCTGATCACGGCGCTCGTGCAGGTCGAACAGGACGGCGACCGCCTGAGCGCTCAGGAACTGATCGACACCTGCATCCTGCTGCTGAATGCCGGGCACGAGGCCAGCGTGAACGGCCTGAGTGCCGGCGTGCAGGCCCTGCTGCGCGACCGGCGGCACTGGGAGACGCTGGTGCAGGCCGCGCCACATGAAGGCAGTCTGCCGGTGTTCCGCCGCGCCGTCGAGGAACTGCTGCGCTTCGACACGCCCCTGCCGATGTTCGAGCGGATCGTGCTGGACCCCGTCACACTGGGCGGCGCGGCGCTGAACCCCGGCGACCGGGTCGCGCTGCTGTACGCCAGCGGCAACCGCGACCCGCAGCGCTTCGAGGCGCCGGACGAACTGCGCCTGGACCGCGACCCGAACCCGCACCTGACCTTCGGGCTGGGCATCCACTACTGCCTGGGCGCCCCACTGGCCCGCCTGGAACTCGCCATGAGCCTGCGCGCCCTGTGCCGCGCCCTGCCGGACCTGCACCTGGGCGGCCCGGACGCCGCGCAGTACACGGGCGGCTTTGTGATTCGCGGCCTGGACCGCCTGACTGTGCAGGTCGGGTAG
- a CDS encoding POTRA domain-containing protein produces MRHPMTLAVTVLLAAPAVAQTTGTVQDVTVVGTSELLANFVRATLSVQSGAPLSSINLRQVEQEVVASGYFKSATAELRSVGGKDSLFITVVPNATIKDVTVTGLTFLPADGFKKSVGDLLNIAPGATLNTQRIDEAKTALASNFQGEGYPFAPSISAAVKTESDGTVTVNFVVDETAPLTRVEVQGVTLLPASTVTSIFKPLYDARRFTPDAYFAAVQQLQQAYDAAGYLQSGVNPQASTLEGGVLKIGVIEGRVSTVDLTDLGVTNPTLQTRAGQPISLPALQADVRTLANQTGKPVGFAIQPNPQNPAQVTVLFGSAGVATGPVKSIEVKGNTLVPAADLLAAVKTKTGDVYSPQLAQDDFLAIRDVYRKAGYEISTRDAISFDGGVLTFNTREVRVAGYELQWQGKHNTKDRVILRELPEPGQAFNQKDLYAALGRISRLGFVRVVTESVRSDPANPENVTYVLGLAETTTGIPVRLGLTYDAFAGGFGGDAGYTNSNVFGLGHNFTVSVGGVQNDAGQNLLGNVSYAIPWLDLDFLDFRKTPTSLSVSAGSNVVSNNPLISTDTDTPAKTDTGWDYTTRNNSFSVSAGRSLATNLYGRVSVGTGYSTYYLEALKDKENVVKYKDASGTEQTRTFDQASAAALVPDSSLTTRVSTGLSYDSTTNPEFPDRGVRAGVTAGYNFGRQNNENVRWGDLEGGVSTYYGLGRTLEKSLGVTSKQQVFAVRANAGTTLGVGTAPTGTGYSIGGGSSANASRQIRGLDDGALFGTNYLTTSAEYRYDFGLNSGIAQGLYGVVFADAGSAWGSATTANTSFDLKYGVGAGVQLNLGIGGALLPSLRFDYGFSPQTGTGRFYFRLGNFW; encoded by the coding sequence ATGCGACACCCCATGACGCTCGCCGTGACCGTCCTCCTCGCCGCGCCCGCCGTCGCACAGACGACCGGGACCGTGCAGGACGTGACCGTGGTCGGTACCAGTGAACTGCTGGCCAACTTTGTCCGTGCCACCCTCAGCGTCCAGAGCGGCGCGCCCCTATCCAGCATCAACCTGCGGCAGGTCGAACAGGAAGTCGTCGCCAGCGGCTACTTCAAGAGCGCCACCGCCGAACTGCGCAGCGTGGGCGGCAAGGACAGCCTGTTCATCACGGTCGTTCCGAACGCCACCATCAAGGACGTGACGGTCACCGGCCTGACGTTCCTGCCCGCCGACGGCTTCAAGAAGAGCGTCGGGGACCTGCTGAACATCGCGCCGGGCGCCACCCTGAACACCCAGCGAATCGACGAGGCCAAGACCGCGCTCGCCAGCAACTTCCAGGGCGAGGGGTACCCCTTCGCGCCCAGCATCAGCGCGGCCGTGAAGACCGAATCCGACGGCACCGTCACCGTGAACTTCGTCGTCGACGAGACCGCCCCCCTGACCCGCGTGGAAGTGCAGGGCGTCACGCTGCTGCCCGCCAGCACCGTCACCTCCATCTTCAAGCCGCTGTACGACGCCCGCCGCTTCACCCCGGACGCCTACTTCGCCGCCGTGCAGCAACTCCAGCAGGCCTACGACGCCGCCGGCTACCTGCAGTCCGGCGTGAACCCCCAGGCCAGCACCCTGGAAGGCGGCGTGCTGAAGATCGGCGTCATCGAGGGCCGCGTCTCCACCGTCGACCTGACCGACTTGGGCGTCACGAACCCCACCCTGCAGACCCGCGCCGGGCAGCCCATCAGCCTCCCCGCGTTGCAGGCCGACGTCCGCACCCTGGCCAACCAGACCGGTAAACCCGTCGGGTTCGCCATCCAGCCCAACCCGCAGAACCCCGCGCAGGTGACGGTGCTGTTCGGATCGGCCGGCGTGGCCACCGGGCCGGTCAAGAGCATCGAGGTCAAGGGCAACACCCTGGTCCCCGCCGCCGACCTGCTCGCCGCCGTGAAGACCAAGACCGGGGACGTGTACAGCCCCCAGCTCGCCCAGGACGACTTCCTGGCCATCCGTGACGTGTACCGCAAGGCCGGGTACGAGATCAGCACCCGCGACGCCATCAGCTTCGACGGTGGCGTGCTGACCTTCAACACCCGCGAGGTCCGGGTCGCCGGGTACGAACTGCAGTGGCAGGGCAAGCACAACACCAAGGACCGCGTGATCCTGCGCGAACTGCCGGAACCCGGTCAGGCCTTCAACCAGAAGGACCTGTACGCCGCGCTGGGCCGCATCAGTCGCCTGGGCTTCGTGCGCGTCGTGACCGAGAGCGTCCGCAGCGACCCCGCCAACCCCGAGAATGTCACGTACGTGCTGGGCCTCGCCGAGACCACCACCGGCATTCCCGTCAGGCTGGGCCTGACCTACGATGCCTTCGCGGGTGGCTTCGGCGGTGACGCCGGGTACACCAACAGCAACGTGTTCGGCCTGGGCCACAACTTCACGGTCTCGGTCGGCGGCGTGCAGAACGACGCAGGGCAGAACCTCCTGGGGAACGTCTCTTACGCCATTCCCTGGCTGGACCTGGACTTCCTGGACTTCCGCAAGACCCCCACCAGCCTGTCGGTCAGCGCCGGATCGAACGTGGTCAGCAACAACCCCCTGATCAGCACCGACACCGACACGCCCGCCAAGACCGACACCGGCTGGGACTACACCACCCGCAACAACTCTTTCAGTGTCAGTGCCGGGCGCAGCCTCGCCACAAACCTGTACGGCCGCGTCAGCGTGGGCACCGGATACTCCACGTACTACCTCGAGGCTCTGAAGGACAAGGAAAACGTCGTCAAGTACAAAGACGCCAGCGGCACCGAACAGACCCGCACCTTCGATCAGGCGTCTGCGGCCGCGCTGGTCCCGGACTCCTCGCTGACCACCCGCGTCAGCACCGGCCTGAGCTACGACAGCACCACCAACCCCGAGTTCCCCGACCGCGGCGTGCGCGCCGGCGTGACCGCCGGGTACAACTTCGGCCGTCAGAACAACGAGAACGTCCGCTGGGGCGACCTGGAAGGCGGCGTCAGCACCTACTACGGCCTGGGCCGCACCCTGGAGAAATCCCTGGGCGTGACCAGCAAGCAGCAGGTGTTCGCCGTGCGCGCCAACGCCGGCACCACCCTGGGCGTCGGCACCGCCCCCACCGGCACCGGCTACTCGATCGGCGGCGGCAGCAGCGCCAACGCCTCCCGCCAGATCCGCGGTCTGGACGACGGCGCGCTGTTCGGCACCAACTACCTGACCACCAGCGCCGAGTACCGCTACGACTTCGGCCTGAACTCCGGCATCGCGCAGGGCCTGTACGGCGTGGTCTTCGCGGACGCTGGCAGCGCCTGGGGCAGCGCCACGACCGCCAACACCAGCTTCGACCTGAAGTACGGCGTCGGGGCCGGCGTGCAGCTGAACCTCGGCATCGGCGGGGCGCTGCTGCCCAGCCTACGCTTCGACTACGGCTTCAGCCCCCAGACTGGCACCGGGCGGTTCTACTTCCGTTTAGGTAATTTTTGGTAA